The sequence below is a genomic window from Streptomyces sp. NBC_00582.
GGGCGCTCGGCACGCTGTCCGACCACGCCGCACAGCTCCGGCTGTCCTGGGAGGCGTTCGAGACGGAGTTCCGACGGCTGTGGCCCACCCGCGTCGACACCTTCTTCGACGACGCCTACCTCGACCGCTTCCTGCGCCGCGTATGGACGGACGCGGTGGGCTTCGCCGGGACGGAGATCGTCCGCCGTGTCATCGGCTTCGCCCACCTCACCGACCTCACGACCCTGCCGGACCCGGTCCCGGCGTCCCGGCGGGCCCTGCTGCTCGGCCGTGAACTGATCCTGCGACGCGAGGAGCTGAGGAGCCCCGACGAGGTGAGGGCGCTGGTGGAAGCCCCCTGAACTCACTCGGCGTCGAACCACTCCTTCCCGGCGGCCCAGTGCGCGACCCAGCCGGCGAAGCCGGGCGCGCAGGTCGTGTAGCCGAACTCGGCGCCGAAGGGCATGGCGCCGACGTCGGTGATGTGCCATATGTGGCCGCGGTGGGGGCCGGTGACGACGAGGTGCCAGAACATGCCGCAGCCGTCCGTTCCGAGGACGACCGAACCATGGTCGCCGACCTGCTCCATGACGGCCTCCGGGTCGTCGTACGGCCCGTCGTCCTCCTCCCACAGCCACCCCCGCGTAAGGGGGAAGGGCTTGCCCGGAGACTGTTTCTCGGTGCCCTCGGCGAGCCCCACCATCCCGTACTCCGGCGGCCCCTGGTGGGACCCGTCGGTCATCTCCGCCACGAACGTCCGGTACGGCTCCGGCAGTACGACCCCGTGCTCCCTCTCGACGGCGTGCACGGCCTCCCAGCCGAGCGCCGACACGCCGCCGTCGTCCACGGCGAAGGCCTCCCGCAGGGCCGCCAGTTCGGCGGGATCCGCCTGTTCGGTGTTCATACGTCCATGGAAGCATCCGGCACTGACAACGGGCCCCGGCCGCCGGACCGGACGCATACGAAAGGGGCGGCTCCCTCGAGGGGAGCCGCCCCTGTCACACCCGTACCGGCCCCGGTCAGGGGAGTGGGCCGGTGCGGACGGTCTACTTCTTGTCGAGCAGGTCCTGCACCTTGCCGCGCACCTCGTCCGTGGCCAGGCCGCGGATCGTCAGCGTGGTGCGGCGGCGCAGCACGTCGTCCGCCGTCTCGGCCCACTCGTGGTCACGGGCGTAGACGACCTGCGCCCAGATCTCGGGGGCGTCGGGGTGGACGCGCTCGCCCAGCTCGGGGTTGTCGTTCGCCAGCCGGGCGATGTCGAAGGCCAGCGAGCCGTAGTGGGTGGCCAGGTGCTTGGCGGTGTCGGCGGCCATGCGCGGGCCGGGCGCCGGGTGGTCCACCAGGAGCCGGTGGGCGACCGCGCGCGGGTTGGCGACACCGGGCAGCGGCAGCTTCTTCGGCAGCGAGGAGATCGGCTCGAAGTCGTCACCGAGCGGGTGGCCCGGCAGCGCCTCCAGCTTCTGCATCACCGTACGGCCGATGTGGCGGAAGGTGGTCCACTTGCCGCCCGCCACGGACAGCATCCCGCCCCGGCCCTCGGTCACCACCGTCTCGCGCTTGGCCTTGGCGGTGTCGCCGGGTCCGCCCGGCAGCACCCGCAGACCCGCGAAGGCGTACGTGATGTTGTCCCGGGAGAGCTGCTGGTCGCGGACGGAGAACGCGGCCTCGTCGAGGATCTGCGCGATGTCCTTGTCGTTGACCGCGACGTCCGCCGGGTCGCCCTCGAACTCCTCGTCGGTGGTGCCCAGCAGGAGCATGTCCTCCCAGGGGAGGGCGAAGGTGATGCGGTACTTGTCTATGGGGGTCGCGAGCGCGGCCTTCCACGGGGAGGTCCGCTTCAGGACCAGATGCGCGCCCTTGGAGAGCCGGATGGAGGGGGCCGCGTTCGGGTCCTCCATCTTCCGCAGGTGGTCGACCCAGGGGCCGGTCGCGTTGAGCACCAGCCGGGCGTTCACCCCGAACTCGTCACCGGAGACGCGGTCCTTCAGGTCCGCGCCGGTGACCCGGCCCCGGGTGAAGCGCAGCCCGGTGACCTCGGCGTGGTTGAGGACGACCGCGCCCGCCTCGACGGCCGCGCGGACCGTCATCAGCGCCATGCGCGCGTCGTTCATCTGGTCGTCGCCGTACACGGCCACGGCCTTGAGGTTCTCGGTGCGCAGCTCGGGCACGTCCTGCGCGGCCTTGGCGGGGGAGAGCAGGTGCCCGACCCCGTCGCCGAAGGCCGACAGGGCGGAGTAGGCGAACACGCCCGCCCCGAGCTTCGCCGCGCCGTGCGGCCCGCCCTTGTACACGGGGAGGTAGAAGGTGAGCGGATTCGCCAGGTGGGGGGCCACCTGACGGGAGACCGCACGGCGCTCGAAGTGGTTCTCCGCCACCAGTTTCACCGCGCCGGTCTGCAGATAGCGCAGACCGCCGTGAAGCAGCTTGGAGGAGGCGGAGGAGGTGGCGCCGGCGAAGTCGCCGGCGTCGACCAGGGCCACCCTGAGGCCGGACTGCGCGGCGTGCCAGGCGGTGGAGATGCCCAGGATGCCGCCGCCGATGACAAGAAGGTCGTACGACGCCTTGGAGAGCTGCTCCCGGGTCTCGGCGCGGCTCGGGTTCGAGCCGGAGGCCGGGTGCGTCCCCAGGGCAGGCACGGAACTCAGGGTGGACTGACTGGTCATGTCGGGTTCTTACTCCTCATCAGAGCTGTGCGCGTGGGGCGGGGGTCAGCTCTCGTCCTCGATCCAGCCCATGGTCCGCTCGACGGCCTTGAGCCAGGTCTTGTACTCACGGTCGCGGGTCTCCGCGTCCATGCGGGGGGTCCACTCGGCGGCCCGCCGCCAGTTGGCGCGCAGATCGTCGGTGTTGGTCCAGAAGCCGACGGCGAGGCCGGCGGCGTAGGCGGCGCCGAGGCAGGTGGTCTCGGCGACCATCGGGCGCACCACGGGGGCGTCCAGGAAGTCCGAGAGCGTCTGCATCAGCAGGTTGTTGGAGGTCATGCCGCCGTCGACCTTGAGGGCCGCG
It includes:
- a CDS encoding SMI1/KNR4 family protein gives rise to the protein MNTEQADPAELAALREAFAVDDGGVSALGWEAVHAVEREHGVVLPEPYRTFVAEMTDGSHQGPPEYGMVGLAEGTEKQSPGKPFPLTRGWLWEEDDGPYDDPEAVMEQVGDHGSVVLGTDGCGMFWHLVVTGPHRGHIWHITDVGAMPFGAEFGYTTCAPGFAGWVAHWAAGKEWFDAE
- a CDS encoding glycerol-3-phosphate dehydrogenase/oxidase, coding for MTSQSTLSSVPALGTHPASGSNPSRAETREQLSKASYDLLVIGGGILGISTAWHAAQSGLRVALVDAGDFAGATSSASSKLLHGGLRYLQTGAVKLVAENHFERRAVSRQVAPHLANPLTFYLPVYKGGPHGAAKLGAGVFAYSALSAFGDGVGHLLSPAKAAQDVPELRTENLKAVAVYGDDQMNDARMALMTVRAAVEAGAVVLNHAEVTGLRFTRGRVTGADLKDRVSGDEFGVNARLVLNATGPWVDHLRKMEDPNAAPSIRLSKGAHLVLKRTSPWKAALATPIDKYRITFALPWEDMLLLGTTDEEFEGDPADVAVNDKDIAQILDEAAFSVRDQQLSRDNITYAFAGLRVLPGGPGDTAKAKRETVVTEGRGGMLSVAGGKWTTFRHIGRTVMQKLEALPGHPLGDDFEPISSLPKKLPLPGVANPRAVAHRLLVDHPAPGPRMAADTAKHLATHYGSLAFDIARLANDNPELGERVHPDAPEIWAQVVYARDHEWAETADDVLRRRTTLTIRGLATDEVRGKVQDLLDKK